Proteins from one uncultured Anaeromusa sp. genomic window:
- the nuoB gene encoding NADH-quinone oxidoreductase subunit NuoB translates to MWKLLNTIFQTGCVTEKTAAPSPLTLRGRLQQTESCSQCHHCVSACPTGALTTQPDWQWNPERCTFCGLCLESCERHLLQHVPESYHAFHTALGKELAEETHRIFGRSLAIRHLDAGSCNACDFEMAALGNPYYDLARYGISFVASPRHADLLMVTGGVTHHLKDAVLRTYEAMPEPKRVLTVGACSSGGCVNGAPYALAGKVEDFIPVHMKLPGCPPRPQALLYALLLLIGRKP, encoded by the coding sequence ATGTGGAAATTGTTAAATACCATTTTTCAAACCGGTTGTGTTACTGAAAAAACAGCAGCCCCCTCGCCGCTCACGCTGCGCGGCCGGCTGCAGCAAACAGAAAGCTGCAGTCAATGCCATCATTGCGTATCCGCCTGTCCCACAGGCGCCCTTACCACGCAGCCTGACTGGCAATGGAATCCGGAGCGCTGCACTTTTTGCGGCCTTTGCTTGGAATCTTGCGAGCGTCATTTGCTGCAGCACGTTCCGGAAAGCTATCACGCCTTTCATACGGCTTTAGGTAAAGAGCTCGCCGAAGAAACGCATCGTATTTTCGGCCGCTCTCTGGCGATTCGGCACCTGGACGCAGGCTCCTGCAATGCTTGCGATTTTGAGATGGCCGCCTTGGGGAATCCTTATTACGATTTGGCGCGTTATGGCATTTCTTTTGTCGCCTCGCCCCGTCACGCCGACCTGTTAATGGTCACCGGCGGTGTTACGCATCACCTAAAAGACGCCGTTTTGCGCACCTACGAAGCCATGCCGGAACCCAAGCGCGTTCTAACTGTGGGCGCCTGTTCTTCCGGAGGCTGCGTCAACGGCGCTCCTTACGCGTTAGCCGGCAAGGTAGAAGATTTCATCCCGGTACACATGAAGCTTCCCGGCTGTCCGCCCCGCCCGCAAGCTTTGCTATACGCTCTTTTGCTGCTCATTGGCCGCAAGCCTTAG
- a CDS encoding NADH-quinone oxidoreductase subunit C, with protein sequence MQSHDVLPVNWQAQTAQLHGRDYQLSALFANDERALHGVYAIYAVFFQAQEQDLQLLRLPLSASSTSFPSITAIFPGAAWYEREIHDLFGLSPAGHPDLRPLVLHHARGVFPLRKDAGAAIPPEGEAFPVPRASGEGLFETPVGPIHAGIIEPGHFRFTQAGENVLHLEARLFYTHRGVEKAMEGRTVSQALHGVERVCGACSVTHAMAFCQAIETLCRQEIPPRAAMLRLIACELERLYNHLGDMGNLCAGVGFHAGVSIGSRLKEDCQRWNERLTGHRFLRSWITPGGVSRDINDKDQQELLQFLGQLEEKVKNFIDLLAGHDALSQRTETTGILPHKAALELGVVGPAARASGVDIDLRRDLPYGAYQALQPHIPVRKEGDVAARLFLRADEAQESLLLLSKALRQLPPGPMQTPIPPLPPPGSALGWAESPRGGEFIWLQIDSSGHLSRLFLRSASYPNWMAVPLTVPGNIIPDFPLINKSFELCYACLDR encoded by the coding sequence ATGCAAAGCCATGATGTATTGCCCGTAAATTGGCAGGCGCAAACCGCTCAGCTCCACGGGCGCGATTATCAATTGTCCGCCTTATTCGCAAATGACGAGAGAGCGCTGCACGGCGTTTATGCCATATATGCCGTGTTCTTCCAAGCCCAAGAGCAGGATTTGCAACTGCTGCGTCTGCCGCTCTCCGCCTCCTCGACCTCTTTCCCCAGCATCACTGCGATCTTTCCCGGCGCAGCCTGGTACGAACGGGAAATTCACGATTTATTCGGCCTGTCCCCGGCTGGTCATCCTGACTTGCGACCGCTGGTACTGCATCATGCGCGCGGTGTCTTTCCGCTGCGTAAAGATGCGGGAGCGGCGATACCGCCCGAAGGCGAAGCCTTCCCGGTTCCGCGCGCCAGCGGCGAAGGTCTTTTTGAAACGCCAGTCGGCCCCATTCACGCCGGCATCATTGAACCGGGACATTTTCGTTTCACCCAAGCCGGTGAAAACGTACTGCATCTAGAAGCGCGTCTTTTCTACACGCACCGCGGCGTAGAAAAAGCCATGGAAGGCCGCACCGTCAGCCAGGCTCTTCATGGCGTAGAACGCGTCTGCGGCGCTTGCAGCGTTACCCATGCCATGGCCTTTTGCCAGGCGATCGAAACGCTTTGCCGCCAGGAAATCCCCCCTCGCGCCGCTATGCTGCGCCTTATCGCCTGCGAGCTGGAGCGGCTGTACAACCATCTGGGGGATATGGGGAATCTTTGCGCCGGCGTCGGCTTCCACGCAGGAGTCAGCATCGGTAGCCGTTTGAAAGAAGATTGTCAGCGCTGGAATGAACGACTCACCGGGCACCGTTTCTTGCGCAGCTGGATTACGCCAGGCGGCGTGTCCCGCGATATCAATGACAAAGACCAGCAAGAGCTGCTGCAGTTTCTAGGACAGCTTGAAGAAAAAGTAAAAAACTTCATTGACCTCTTAGCTGGACATGACGCCTTAAGCCAACGCACGGAAACCACGGGCATTCTGCCTCATAAAGCCGCCCTGGAACTGGGCGTAGTCGGCCCTGCGGCGCGCGCTTCCGGCGTAGATATTGACTTGCGGCGCGACCTTCCCTACGGCGCTTACCAAGCCTTGCAGCCGCACATCCCAGTGCGTAAAGAAGGCGATGTAGCCGCCCGGCTTTTTTTGCGCGCCGACGAAGCCCAGGAAAGTCTGCTGCTTTTAAGCAAAGCGCTGCGCCAATTGCCGCCCGGCCCCATGCAAACGCCCATTCCGCCCTTGCCGCCGCCAGGCAGCGCCTTGGGTTGGGCGGAATCGCCTCGTGGCGGCGAGTTCATCTGGCTGCAAATTGACAGCAGCGGTCATCTGTCCCGTCTCTTCCTGCGCTCTGCGTCGTACCCCAACTGGATGGCCGTACCGCTGACGGTGCCGGGAAACATCATTCCAGACTTTCCTTTAATCAATAAAAGCTTCGAGCTGTGTTACGCTTGTCTCGACCGTTAG
- a CDS encoding proton-conducting transporter membrane subunit yields MYLFALFTMFCPLAAAIGSILLFKNSPWLYRFNVAAAVLSLSAVGWLWLQGPLPLSWDNWLYVDALSLIFSLLVASLGLSALAVSGPYLAAEIAGGHLQPRRLGQYYALLQLFIFTMQSALFLENLGFVWVAIEATTLASTLLVAFQSNRSSLEAAWKYVLLCTVGISLAMLGAILLYQAQATAGVALDQPLSLVALSQPGVLLDAPLSRLAFAFLLIGYATKAGLAPMHTWLPDAHSQAPAPVSGLLSGALLSCAFYVLLRHIAILRPSLPPELPETALLALGILSLAVAVPFLLLQHDLKRLLAYSSVEHMGILAIGAGVGTPAALFACLLHVLTHGFTKSALFYAAGFITQEYHSRQLSRIRGLLQTSPFLGWIFLAAMLSITGTPPFSVFLSKFLLLQALFAADRPWLAALLLLLLAGAFAGLMHYAGQLTGGTAPHSHHSVPLNHLTRFILVGSLLLVAIGGLFLPDMLVQLLNDATLIALGGAPYAKP; encoded by the coding sequence ATGTATTTATTTGCCTTATTCACCATGTTCTGCCCTTTGGCAGCGGCCATAGGCAGCATACTTCTTTTCAAAAATTCTCCGTGGCTGTATCGCTTCAATGTAGCCGCCGCCGTTCTCTCGTTAAGCGCCGTCGGTTGGCTTTGGCTGCAAGGCCCGCTGCCGCTCTCCTGGGATAATTGGTTGTATGTCGATGCGCTCAGTCTGATTTTCTCCCTTTTGGTCGCTTCTTTGGGCCTGTCCGCTTTAGCGGTTTCCGGCCCGTACTTAGCTGCCGAAATAGCTGGCGGCCATCTGCAGCCTCGCCGCTTAGGCCAATATTATGCGCTGCTGCAATTGTTTATTTTCACCATGCAAAGCGCCTTGTTTTTGGAAAATCTAGGCTTTGTCTGGGTAGCCATTGAGGCCACCACCCTGGCCAGCACCTTGCTTGTAGCGTTCCAGTCCAACCGCTCTTCCTTGGAAGCCGCTTGGAAATACGTGCTCCTTTGCACGGTCGGCATCAGCTTGGCTATGCTCGGCGCCATTTTGTTGTACCAGGCCCAAGCCACAGCTGGCGTCGCGCTGGACCAGCCCCTAAGCCTTGTCGCGCTCAGCCAGCCTGGCGTCCTTTTAGATGCGCCCTTGTCCCGTTTAGCTTTTGCTTTCCTGCTGATTGGTTACGCCACCAAAGCCGGCTTAGCACCTATGCACACCTGGCTTCCAGACGCCCACAGCCAAGCGCCGGCGCCTGTAAGCGGCCTTTTGTCTGGGGCGTTGCTCAGCTGCGCTTTTTATGTACTGTTGCGGCATATCGCTATCTTGCGTCCGTCTCTGCCTCCGGAACTGCCGGAAACAGCGCTGCTGGCTTTAGGCATTTTATCGCTGGCAGTGGCGGTTCCCTTCTTGCTGCTGCAGCATGATCTCAAGCGTTTGCTCGCTTATTCCAGTGTGGAACACATGGGTATTCTCGCCATCGGCGCTGGCGTCGGCACGCCTGCCGCCCTCTTTGCCTGCCTGCTGCATGTATTGACTCACGGCTTTACTAAGTCCGCTCTTTTCTACGCAGCCGGCTTTATTACGCAGGAATATCATTCGCGGCAGCTTTCCCGTATCCGCGGCCTCTTACAAACCTCTCCTTTTCTGGGCTGGATCTTCTTGGCCGCCATGCTGTCCATTACCGGCACGCCTCCCTTTAGCGTTTTCCTCAGCAAGTTCTTGCTGCTCCAAGCGCTTTTCGCCGCAGATCGCCCTTGGCTGGCGGCTTTGCTGCTGCTGCTTTTAGCAGGCGCTTTTGCCGGCTTAATGCATTATGCCGGCCAGCTCACAGGCGGCACGGCGCCGCACAGTCACCACTCCGTGCCTTTAAATCATTTGACTCGCTTCATCCTGGTCGGCTCTTTGCTGCTGGTTGCTATCGGCGGCCTCTTCCTGCCGGATATGCTGGTCCAACTGCTGAATGACGCTACTTTGATCGCCCTGGGAGGTGCCCCTTATGCAAAGCCATGA
- a CDS encoding hydrogenase, with protein sequence MSLLSMLLLASALTLLRVTALKTAVIILFLQSLLLSGVCLYAGLSQNESHLFIAAILTLLIKGLLIPYSLRRLVLRLKTEKETHPILSPNMSFFAGGLLLMLSHGLLSGALPASSGRDILSTAITLVLLGLLLLMIRRQAPLQIVGLVTLENGLYLLGLSITGGLPLVIELGIFLDLLVAVIVLVVLTRRLKYSFQTTDTSVLKNLKG encoded by the coding sequence TTGTCTTTGCTTTCCATGCTTTTACTAGCATCAGCCTTGACTCTGCTGCGTGTAACCGCGCTTAAAACCGCAGTTATCATTCTTTTTTTACAATCGCTGCTCCTTAGCGGCGTATGCTTATATGCCGGCCTTTCTCAAAATGAAAGCCATCTTTTCATCGCCGCTATTTTGACTTTGCTCATCAAGGGGCTGCTTATCCCGTACAGCCTGCGCCGCCTGGTGCTGCGCCTTAAAACGGAAAAAGAAACGCATCCCATTTTATCGCCCAATATGTCTTTTTTCGCCGGCGGCCTCTTGCTCATGCTTTCGCACGGCCTGCTGTCTGGCGCTTTGCCCGCTTCCAGCGGCAGAGACATTCTCTCTACCGCCATTACTTTAGTATTGTTAGGTTTGCTGCTTTTGATGATCCGCCGCCAGGCGCCGCTGCAAATCGTCGGCCTTGTCACATTAGAAAACGGGCTCTATCTGCTGGGGCTTTCCATCACCGGCGGCCTGCCTTTAGTGATTGAACTGGGAATCTTCCTGGATCTTCTGGTAGCTGTCATTGTGCTGGTAGTCCTCACGCGCCGTCTAAAATACTCCTTCCAAACCACAGATACGTCCGTGTTAAAAAATCTCAAAGGATGA
- a CDS encoding NADH-quinone oxidoreductase subunit H codes for MDTTSLFLQTLGLALLAPAFTGIVRKTKACLQNRRGAPIWQPYLELQRLFRKQPLRSTSASPLFGAWPPLYAACALGAAAMLPILPGTGNDLLFLGGLWALGRFCLAIAGLEVSSAFGGMGSSREMYVAALVEPALLLSFFQLALSAGATSLASLQATAQLRAFGLPEIFAATAFFTVLLAESGRIPVDNPDTHLELTMIHEAMVLEYAGQDLAPIHWASMIRELTLAFLFAALFLPVLPAPCDGLFGLFLKTLLTAPFIGLAEMVTVKMRLFRVPQYLALSAVFSLLSLSSRL; via the coding sequence ATGGATACAACGTCGCTTTTCCTACAAACCCTCGGCTTGGCTTTACTGGCCCCCGCCTTTACCGGGATAGTCCGCAAAACCAAAGCGTGTCTGCAAAACCGCAGGGGCGCTCCGATCTGGCAGCCTTACTTAGAGCTGCAACGTCTTTTTCGCAAACAGCCGCTGCGCTCTACTAGCGCTTCCCCTCTCTTTGGAGCCTGGCCGCCTCTTTACGCAGCCTGCGCCTTAGGAGCCGCCGCGATGCTTCCTATTCTCCCGGGCACTGGCAATGATTTGCTTTTTTTAGGAGGTCTCTGGGCGTTAGGCCGCTTTTGTCTGGCCATCGCCGGTCTGGAAGTCTCCAGCGCCTTTGGAGGCATGGGGTCTTCCCGCGAAATGTACGTCGCCGCTTTAGTCGAGCCGGCGCTGCTGCTCTCTTTTTTCCAGTTGGCCTTAAGCGCCGGAGCCACCAGCCTCGCCTCGCTACAGGCGACGGCGCAGCTGCGCGCCTTTGGTTTGCCGGAAATTTTCGCGGCAACTGCTTTTTTCACTGTACTTTTAGCAGAAAGCGGCCGCATTCCAGTTGATAATCCGGATACCCATCTGGAACTCACTATGATCCATGAAGCCATGGTCTTAGAATACGCAGGTCAAGATTTAGCCCCCATCCACTGGGCTTCCATGATCCGGGAACTCACCTTGGCCTTCCTCTTTGCCGCCCTTTTTTTGCCGGTCCTGCCAGCTCCTTGCGACGGCTTGTTCGGTTTATTTTTAAAAACGCTGCTCACAGCGCCCTTTATCGGCTTAGCGGAAATGGTCACCGTCAAAATGCGCCTCTTCCGCGTGCCGCAATACCTGGCGCTGTCGGCTGTTTTTTCCTTACTTTCTCTCTCTTCTAGACTCTAA
- a CDS encoding proton-conducting transporter membrane subunit, with the protein MSVDWLFFAALAFFSLGCLSVLPPLPARTRMAYLCSIAGSICLIALAVCLLQPNMSLLPVSVLPGKSELLKLDWLAASFFLPFGLVGVFASWYAIAYTSSLQQPRRLASCWNLFLAGMAGVFASAQVYFFFFAWEIMAWTSFLLVRYQDQKKRSIRTGFLYLLMTHIGTACLLGSFLLLSASSGSLDFASFGSLLPGPLSSLIFLLAFLGFAIKAGLVPLHIWLSRAHPAAPSHVSALMSGIMLKTAVYGMCRFLWDFLPLAAAAWWGWLLVGAGCLSALMGALYAVTEGDWKRLLAFCSAENLGLIFALLGAGLLGQFYGDAYLASLAWNGALLHVFLHALYKSLLFLGVGSVIHAVGTGSLDALGGLWRRMPGVCLCLGIGSCSAAGLPFFAGFPGEWLLFQSILALGSGPVDAPLPAGIALAALGLAAATSAAAFLKTLALPVFGPEKRPWRSEFHAPKGALVQAPLGLVILTLLATWQADGLRLLWLQAGPLPSLPYSNTAWLLALAALLLAWLQARRQTAQRPTWTCGIVPEAHFGYSATAQAQPFQRAFASLVGPAQSVLLRQGTHPYWGGSLQHHLSRTRYLIEYLYQPLQHFILRAAARLRPMQAGSIQLYMAYILTATVACLYYSIRW; encoded by the coding sequence GTGTCGGTAGATTGGTTATTTTTTGCAGCTCTTGCTTTTTTTAGCCTAGGCTGTCTTTCAGTTCTGCCACCGCTCCCCGCCCGGACTAGAATGGCTTATCTGTGCAGCATAGCCGGAAGTATCTGCCTGATTGCCCTAGCAGTCTGCCTGTTACAACCAAATATGTCTTTACTTCCTGTCTCCGTGCTGCCTGGCAAATCCGAATTACTAAAATTGGATTGGTTGGCAGCTTCTTTTTTTCTGCCTTTTGGCCTGGTAGGCGTTTTTGCTTCCTGGTACGCTATCGCTTACACCAGTTCTCTGCAACAGCCGCGCCGCCTCGCCTCCTGCTGGAATCTATTTCTCGCCGGCATGGCTGGCGTCTTTGCCTCCGCCCAGGTTTATTTCTTTTTCTTTGCCTGGGAAATCATGGCCTGGACCTCCTTTCTCCTGGTCCGTTACCAGGATCAAAAGAAACGTTCTATTCGTACTGGTTTTCTCTACCTGCTGATGACCCATATCGGCACAGCCTGCCTTTTAGGTTCTTTTCTTCTATTAAGCGCATCCAGCGGCTCCCTGGATTTTGCGAGCTTCGGCAGCTTGCTGCCAGGACCGCTGAGCAGCCTTATTTTCTTGCTTGCATTCTTGGGCTTTGCCATCAAAGCCGGTTTAGTCCCGTTACATATCTGGCTGTCCCGGGCGCATCCGGCCGCCCCCTCTCATGTGTCCGCCTTGATGTCCGGCATCATGTTGAAAACGGCGGTCTATGGCATGTGCCGCTTCTTATGGGATTTTCTGCCCCTTGCCGCCGCCGCCTGGTGGGGGTGGCTGCTGGTAGGCGCCGGCTGCCTTTCAGCGCTCATGGGCGCGCTATACGCGGTCACGGAAGGCGACTGGAAACGCCTGCTCGCTTTTTGCAGCGCCGAAAATTTAGGCTTAATTTTTGCGCTTCTCGGCGCTGGTCTGCTCGGCCAATTCTACGGAGATGCTTACTTGGCGTCTCTTGCCTGGAATGGAGCGCTGTTGCACGTCTTTTTGCACGCTCTTTATAAAAGTTTGCTCTTTTTAGGCGTCGGTTCGGTTATTCATGCCGTAGGCACAGGCAGCCTTGACGCCTTAGGCGGCCTCTGGCGCCGCATGCCGGGCGTCTGTCTTTGCCTGGGAATTGGCAGCTGCAGCGCCGCCGGCCTGCCTTTCTTCGCGGGATTTCCCGGCGAGTGGCTGCTGTTTCAAAGCATTTTAGCCTTAGGCAGCGGTCCTGTTGACGCTCCCTTGCCCGCCGGCATCGCCCTAGCCGCCTTAGGCCTAGCGGCAGCCACTAGCGCAGCCGCTTTTTTAAAGACCTTGGCGCTGCCTGTGTTTGGACCGGAAAAGAGGCCCTGGCGCTCTGAGTTCCACGCCCCCAAAGGCGCGCTTGTTCAAGCTCCCTTGGGACTGGTTATTTTGACGCTTCTAGCTACATGGCAAGCAGACGGACTCCGCCTGCTCTGGCTGCAAGCAGGCCCCCTTCCCTCACTGCCGTATTCTAACACCGCCTGGCTCTTGGCCTTGGCTGCTTTACTGCTTGCCTGGCTGCAAGCGCGGCGGCAAACGGCGCAGCGTCCTACCTGGACCTGCGGTATTGTGCCGGAAGCTCATTTTGGCTACAGCGCCACCGCGCAAGCACAGCCCTTCCAGCGCGCCTTCGCCAGCCTTGTTGGACCGGCGCAAAGCGTTCTGCTCCGCCAAGGAACGCATCCCTATTGGGGAGGATCCTTGCAGCATCACTTGTCGCGCACGCGCTACCTTATCGAATACCTTTACCAGCCCCTGCAGCATTTCATTCTCCGCGCAGCCGCACGTCTGCGTCCTATGCAGGCCGGCTCGATTCAGCTCTATATGGCTTATATTTTGACGGCAACAGTTGCTTGCCTGTATTACAGCATTAGGTGGTGA
- a CDS encoding DASS family sodium-coupled anion symporter, producing MKGKLIRGVLCALIGLGIWFAPLPEGVKVEAWHLLAVFIATIAAFILQPVAIGSAAVIGLATVVFTGVLKPGQALEGFSATVIWLIVAAFMFSKGFIKTGLGRRIAFVLMERFGSSTLKLAYTLSFTDLIVAPFTPSNTARGGGIIYPITRSLCTAFGSEPGPSRRRVGAYLMFSAYSAVIISASIFMTAASNNVVAVKLTQDLFGQTITWMDWFLATSLPGAICTIFFPYLIYKLYPPEIKETPEAKTLARDELQRMGPMSSAEKILTVIFGAALALWATTSITNFDSAFIAIAGLSAMLLTKVLDWEDVLDEKGAWDVLIWMGVLVNMASYLAKFGLMSWFASAVGAQLAGIEWLTMLIVLFIVYNYVHYGFASNTAHVMALFGAFATVAVAAGAPVLLTAILLGVFANTCSMLTHFACGVTPIFFGAGYITMGEFWKIGFVLATVHILIWLGIGMPWMKLLGIW from the coding sequence GTGAAGGGTAAGTTGATTCGCGGTGTGTTGTGTGCGTTGATCGGTCTGGGAATTTGGTTTGCGCCGCTGCCGGAAGGCGTCAAGGTGGAGGCATGGCATCTGTTAGCCGTTTTTATCGCCACGATTGCCGCCTTTATCTTACAGCCGGTTGCTATTGGCTCTGCAGCTGTTATTGGTTTAGCTACCGTTGTATTTACAGGCGTGCTGAAGCCGGGGCAAGCGCTGGAAGGGTTTTCCGCTACGGTTATCTGGCTGATTGTAGCTGCCTTTATGTTTTCCAAAGGTTTTATAAAAACAGGCTTGGGACGACGGATTGCCTTCGTTTTGATGGAACGTTTCGGCAGCAGTACTTTAAAACTGGCCTATACGCTTTCTTTTACTGACTTGATTGTGGCGCCTTTTACTCCTTCTAATACGGCGCGAGGCGGCGGTATTATTTATCCTATTACGCGCAGCTTGTGTACCGCCTTTGGCTCGGAACCGGGGCCGTCACGACGCAGGGTAGGCGCTTACCTCATGTTCAGCGCCTATAGCGCGGTAATTATCAGCGCTTCAATCTTTATGACGGCGGCTTCCAATAATGTAGTGGCCGTGAAATTGACGCAAGACTTGTTTGGCCAGACCATCACCTGGATGGATTGGTTTTTAGCTACCTCGCTTCCAGGTGCGATCTGTACGATTTTCTTTCCTTATTTGATTTACAAGCTTTATCCGCCGGAAATCAAAGAAACGCCGGAGGCGAAGACGCTGGCGAGGGATGAGCTGCAGCGCATGGGACCCATGAGTTCTGCCGAAAAAATTCTCACGGTGATTTTTGGCGCGGCCTTGGCGCTTTGGGCCACCACCTCAATTACTAATTTTGATTCCGCTTTTATTGCGATTGCCGGTTTGTCAGCCATGCTGCTGACCAAGGTGCTTGACTGGGAAGATGTATTGGACGAAAAAGGCGCCTGGGATGTGCTCATTTGGATGGGCGTTTTGGTTAATATGGCTTCCTATTTGGCTAAGTTCGGCTTGATGAGTTGGTTTGCTTCGGCTGTAGGTGCGCAGTTAGCCGGGATTGAATGGTTGACGATGTTAATTGTGCTTTTCATTGTTTATAATTACGTTCACTACGGCTTCGCCAGTAATACGGCTCATGTTATGGCTTTGTTCGGAGCGTTTGCGACCGTAGCCGTGGCGGCGGGAGCGCCTGTGCTGTTGACAGCCATTTTATTAGGCGTTTTTGCTAATACTTGCTCCATGCTGACTCACTTTGCTTGCGGGGTAACACCGATATTTTTTGGCGCTGGCTATATTACTATGGGCGAGTTTTGGAAAATAGGCTTTGTTTTGGCAACCGTGCACATTTTGATCTGGCTCGGTATTGGGATGCCTTGGATGAAATTGCTGGGAATTTGGTAA